A part of Silurus meridionalis isolate SWU-2019-XX chromosome 18, ASM1480568v1, whole genome shotgun sequence genomic DNA contains:
- the LOC124401455 gene encoding tripartite motif-containing protein 16-like, with translation MQVLASRHQSPKTDRPNVPADVCEDSLSINVNISFDAVRKSLSDLKKRLEEFCQEELIKIHEHAENIQILLSEPASRNEFLKYFCDLTLDPNTVHYYLILSEKNKVVTFSETKQPYSDHPERFNSDSAVRC, from the exons ATGCAGGTTTTAGCCTCCAGACATCAGAGTCCCAAAACCGACAGACCAAATGTTCCAGCTGATGTGTGTGAAGATTCACTCAGCATCAATGTCAATATCTCATTTGATGCAGTGAGGAAATCTCTCTCTGACCTGAAAAAGAGACTTGAGGAATTCTGCCAGGAGGAATTGATCAAAATCCATGAACATG ctGAGAACATTCAGATTTTACTCTCAGAACCAGCAAGCAGGAACGAGTTTCTGAAAT ATTTCTGTGATCTGACTCTGGATCCCAACACAGTACATTATTACCTCATTCTGTCTGAGAAGAACAAAGTGGTGACATTCAGTGAGACAAAGCAGCCGTACTCTGATCATCCAGAGAGATTTAACTCTGACTCTGCTGTCAGGTGTTga